CTAGTGGAGATTTGGTTCCcgaggaatatttggattaatTGTGAATTTTGTGGGGCACCCTGCACCGGTGTTTCGGAAATTTTGGATCTCGAGGTCGAGGAACGAGAACAGAAGCGTTGTGTCGATACGGTGGAGCGGGTTGCGAGGAACTGGAGGTATTTGAACGATTTACTTGGGAGAATCGCTCGAAGGAATATTTTGCGAggtgtgaataatttttatccaaGAGTAGGGaagctttgaaaatttttatgtcgTCCGGACTTTTTTGACCGATTCTCGTGGAAGATCTAcgttgttctttttttataattgcGTTGATGAATGAAATAAGTATTGTAGACCAGTATTCGGATTATTCAGAGTTAAAAGTATGCACTGCGTTAAATTTACGACGAATCTAGCGCGATCTGGAggataaaaattttataaaggATAAAATCAACCTATAGATCGAggagtttaatttttatttctttctagcGCGATGTTTCGgtctataattcaaattttgacATTCATTCGTCGAGTAAGCAATAAAATGTTCACCTTTTATCTCGGATCAATATTTTGCCCGTCTCTATTGCGGTGAACGGTTTACCCACCGAAACTGTCAAAATCTAAACACCGGAACAGATTAAATACGTAGTCGGGCGCGACGTTGCTACTTTCGACACTTTTTTGTATTTATAACGCATTCGTCATTTTTCATCCCGTTTCCGTTAAAAGTAACAAAGGATAGCAAACACTAttgaatttttcgtttttcgacgACACACGCTTCGTCCCTGAAAACCGAGTAGCGTGGATGTTTGAATACTATTCCAtgagaaaaaacgaaataataattcgGATAAATCCGAAAAGACCGACTTGAATATTTCATATTCGTTTTCTCTTTTTGTTGTCGTGCGTTGCTTCGGTAAACGCGTAAAaagtttgaattaaaaaatatgaaaccgtccgaacgaaataaatacttttCACTCGTAATAGATGCTCCAGAAATCATTGGTGAAATGCGTTAAGAGAATGATTGTTAAATTCGAGCCAGAATTCTGATTGCCAGAATTTGAGGGTGTCCGTTGAAAGATGAAATTGTTCATCGATCGTTCCAACAAAAATCATAAAATAATGCAACGGTGTAGTCTCATCGTCGATTTACGATATACAAGGCGTTTCAAAAGCGAATTACCAGATCCACGACTCTCGAGACACTTCTCTCTTATTCGAGATTCGAAAATTAAACCACTCGTGACAACTGTTCCAAGATTACCAAAACCTTGTATCTCTCGAAAAATGACACATCAATTTTTGACTAAAACCTCGAAACTTCGTAAAGAATAGACCCAGATTCGACAAAGTACGCAGACTCGACGAAGCACCTCATTCGAAAGCAATTAAACGTTCATCCGCTCCGATTTTTTATAAACGCAGTCCAATAGTGAaaaaaatccgcaaaaattcctctagAACATCGCCACGCAGATCGTACAGTGTCACTCGCCTCGCCTCGACAATTCGCTCACCCGAAATGCTCGTTTCTCGAGGCACCGTTCGATAAACGCTCCgttttcgtttccttcgtcCGTAAAGTCTCGCGCGGTCGGCTGTACGATGTAGAAATTTCTGAATTCACGAGAGGCGATCGCGATCTCCCGATGCTAAATCTCGGTAGCGGTTGGATCTCGGGGCCAGTTAGGATCGACGGGGGGACTGGGAAGATCGCCGCGAATCGGACTGTAAATCTCGCGAAATGTCACCGAGCCGTTTGTCCGTAGAATGCGCCGGTGGCTGCGGCCGTCCGCCTCGAGATGCTGAAGGAAGTCGGCTGCGGGAGCAGCACACCCCCGCCAGGGAATGGTGCCGTCAGCAACCGGCAGATCGGCACCGGTGAGAACAACAACGCCGACGGAAGCCTCGGCTGCGGGGGATGCGGCAGGGAGATAGCCGAGCGATGGTACCTAAGGGCTGCCGACCGTGCGTGGCACTGCGGCTGCCTCCGATGCTGCCATTGCCGGGTGCCGCTCGCCGCCGAGCTGACGTGCTTCGCCAGGGACGGCAACATCTACTGCAAAGAGGATTATTATAGGTTAGTACGAGTAGTCGTAAGAGGATTACCGAGCGTTCAACGAGGACGACCCTCGCGACAACGTCTACGGAGTTTTATTCATCGAGGAGGGTCAGGATCGAGCTTTCCGGCGATCACGGAACGATTCTTCGATGCTGGATCATTCCGATCCTGGATGGATCGGGAATCCCTGAAACAGATTTATGCCAGAATGAAAATTGGGGGAGTGGAATTTTGTAGGGGAAGGAGGACGAAGGATTTCTTTGAAATCGCAATTTTACGGGGTGGGTTGGAGAGAGACGGTGACGTTGGAAAGAGGATTATTCGTTGATAGGCAATGTCTTTGGGTGTATGTTACTTTGAGCGATCAGTgcgtaaaaatttataatagaacGATTCTTTGGGGTTGATTGTGTATTGGGAATTGTTGAAACAGAATTTTGGGCGAATGAAAATTATGGGAATAGGAATATTGTAGGGAAAGAGAGGTAAAGGGTTTCTTTGGAGTTGGAATTCTAAGGGGTGGGGTACGAAGGAAGAATTTTACTAATGGTGACGATGAAGAGAGGATTATTCGTTGATGGGCAATGTCTTTGGGTATACTTTGAGCGATCAGTGTATGAAAATGTATGATAGAACGATTCTTTGGGGTTGATTGTGTATTAGGAATTGTTGAAACAGAGATTCGGGTGAATGAAAATTATGAGAGTAATAATATTATAGGGAAAGAGAGATGAAGAATTTCTTTGGAGTTGGAATTTTACGGGGTgggacacgaaggaagaatttTACTAATGGTGACGTTGGAGAGAGGATTATTCGTTGATGAGCAATGTCTTTGGGTGTATGATACTTTGAGCGGTCAGTGTGCCAATAATTTATGATGGAACGATTCTTTGGGGTTGATTGTGTATTGGGAATTTTTAAAACAGATTTTTGGGCGAATAAAAATTATGAGAGTAAGAATATTATAGGGAAAGGGAGACAAAGGCTTTCTTTGGAGTTGCAATTCTACGGGGTGAGACACAAAGGAAGAATTTTACTAATGGTGACATTGGAGAGAAGATTATTCGTTGATGGGCAATGTCTTTGGGTGTACTTTGAGCGATCAGTGTGTGAAAATTTATGATAGAACGATTCTTTGGGGTTGATTGTGTATTGGGAATTGCTGAAATAGATTTATGGGAGAATGAAAATTGTGGGAGTAGGAATATTGCAGGGAAAGGGAGACGAAGGATTTCTTTGGAGTTGGAATTCTAAGGAatgagttacgaagaaagaattttaCAAATGGTGACGTTGGAGAGAGGATTATTTGTAAATAGTCAATGTCTTTGGGTGTAatatatcgttcgataagttttgtcgttcgataagagatGGAAccattaggttcgttgttttatttttcgaaagatgatactatcgtttgatgaacatgtgtgaagatTCATGTAGATTTATCGACTCATTTGTACATTTATATTTGTTCAAAGTGGAAGTATCATAgtaattttttacaatggagaaaacgacaaaacttatcgaacaacctactacGTTACTTTGAGCGATCAGTGTGCAAAAACTTATAACAGAACAAATGTGTCCTGGGAACATTTACAATtgctaaaataaatgtaaattaaaagttCGAAGTAAACAGAGAATAATAACGAAGTTAACTTTCCACAAATATTAATACTGCAAATGAATCTCGCGAGATTATTCGACAAGAGTCTTCATCGTTGCTGAAATATAATGTACGAAGATCAATCGATTTCCCCAACGACGAAGAATGAACAAACCGATCTCGAACCGATCGAAAATATCTCGATTCCTTCGATTCGATCCCTATCCGATGTTCTTTTCCACGAGATTGTCTTTCGTTCGAAGGTTCGTTTAAAAAACCGCAACACACGGAACGATTACCACGGTTCCCTCGCGTTCATCCCTACTGTTCGGGGTTGCGTCGCGAAACAAAGCGATTCCGATCGCGCGTCGAACCGCTACACGTCGAATTACCGGAATGACGTCCGAAATTAATGCAAGATCCACCGGTCTCGGTTCCACTGGGCCGTCGTACGGCTTCCCGTTTCAGTATTTATTGGGGTATCCGCGAATTTGCATAGGAGCGTCCGCCCCGCTCAAAACTTCGCCCCGGACCACACAAAATGTCTACTAATGGCCGGCTCTTGGGCCGTGGTACCTAGGTAGCCGAACCGGGACCTGAAATTCCACGCTGGTGATATACTCACCGCGATAAAAAGACGCGGTCACGATTTCCAGTAATACCTTTCCGCCACCGAACGACACTTCGTTTTTCGTCGTGTTCCTCTCCCTGTTTCGGTGGCAGCGGATCGATCGACCGCTGGATCATTCATCCGACCGTTTCCTATTGTCGATCGCAATCGCCCGATTCGTGCAATTAATTTCTTACCGAGCGCGAGTCTTTCCGCGGCTGCgaatcttctttctttttcttcttcttttattttcctttctgTTCTCTTCGTCCTCCAGAATTCCGATAATTCCTCGTGGGAGTGTagggttttcttttttcatacctCGCGGTGTGAAATTTCCATATCCAAGGTTTTCCATTTCCATATCCAGATCCAACTtttggaaattaataatatttttagtcAATTTTTCTGTAAGGGGATGAAACCACTTCTAAGAGATAACGCTATTATATTCAAGCTTGTACTATTATCGGTCTGCTCGCGCGAGTGTTTCCGCGACTGCGAATcttgtttcttttaattttatttttttcgtttctgttctCTTCGTCCTCCAGAATTCCGATAATTCCTCGTGGGAGTGtagggttttctttttttatacctCGTGGTGTGAAATTTCCATATCCAAGGTGATCCAACTtttggaaattaataatatttttagtcAATTTTTCTGTAAGGGGATGAAACCACTTCTAAGAGATAACACGCGTTTCACTGTTTTCGCTATTATCTTCAAGCTCGCGTTATTATCGGTCTGCTCGcgaaatgtttttctttttttttcgtggaatattgaataacattttttcattcgaacgaaAAACTGTTGCAATGTAAAACGACTCACAGTTTATCGATCAAAATGGTTCTTCCACGACTGCCTCCAAACTGTTCGTCGAATCGGAAAATGTTTCGGACAAAAGCTACTTCGTATTCAATATGGAATCATGTCGAAATGGAAATAGAATAATTGCATATATCTCTACAAATTTCCTCTCGGTGTTTTGTTCCACGGAgagtgaatttttgttttacCTCGATCCCTAATTCCGACTCTACGAATCTCTCGAAGATTCGTAACGCGATTCTCATTTCTCGGTGCATCGATTGTCGTTATAGCGTTCTTCTCTCATTACCCGTGTTAAATTATTACGATCTGTACCAGGTATTACTCGCACCGGTAATAGAACGTTCGAACTAACAATGCATTCGGATATTAACGATTAGAACAATGGAAATTCTACTGTCTTCGTATGCGTTTCGAACGTGCACAATTCCTCAGTTTTCGATACCGCTCGTAACCCACTTGATTCGAAAATGATCAAACACCCTTTGTAGTCTACtttattatacaattattcTTTCCGTGTCTTCTTCCGCATAATTCCTTACAGTTACATCGTAGACTACAAATATCCCTCGATAATTTTCCCTAAAGTCTATCGTCAACGTCTTACGCAACATAAAAAATCTCTACCTATTTCTAAACTCGAATACAGTGGGATTCGTTCAATTCATCAAccattataattattatcacCTTGGTCGttacaatataatttttcttctctctacCACGTACAATGTAACGAACAAAACGGTTCAAAAGCGATCCGTCTCTTCCTCCCTCATCGGTGTGGAAATCGCCCAAGTAACTTGACCTTCTGTACGCTCGCGTGAATTATTATCGCTATTATGACGTCTTTATTACACAGGTACGTAAAAGCACGCGTGTTACATCAAAGAATGTTTGCGAAATCTCCGAAGGTGAGAAACACGAGCAAATGCTGCTCGTAAAATTCACCCCACCTAAGGTCTTGTCCGCGAAACAAAAATCGTAACCGAGGACCGGACAAACGAGGGAACGTAACAGAAGGGAAAACAACTAGAAGCATTAGACGAAGTGTTGATGGATGGAGGATCTGGTGGCTGGTTCGAATGCAAAGTGTTCACGGTTATCTCGTTCGCATCGCGCGTTCGTAGGCGGACTCGTCCGAGCGGACTGTCGGAGCGTTGTAGATTAAGATATTAAAATGCAAACTCCCGATGAATGAAATTAATTAAGTTAAACGCGGCCATTGTAGAGACGGTAATTAGATGCGGGAATCTGTTATTGTGTTTTTCTCTACGAAGCGGTGTGGCTCGGTTGGATATCAGTTCGCGGCGAGGGAACACGCGTTTCACAAGCCCGCAGTCCTCGAAAAAGCGCGAGatccgtttcttcgttgttgTTGTGTTTTTTTCTCTCATTTCTTTCACCCTCCGTTTGTCTCGTTCTCTCTCCGTTGCTCGCGTTAAGCGGATCGAAATTGTTAAATTGACGAGCCTCGACGGGAAGCGGACGTTAAATATTCAATCCCGTATGAATTATTCAATCCGGAAGTATCTCTGGTAGACGGTGGTTAATGCGAACGGAGCTTTTCCGAAAGCACCGACGCGCGCGTGAATTAATCGACAGAACGCAAACCACCGTGCTGGATGAAGATTAAGAAAGTTTGCATATTCGGGTGGAGATTATTTTCGTCTACCGGTTTCCGGACGGAAAACGTGGAcgcgaaattgagaaacgagacGATCGACGTTCGTGACTCCCGCCATCTTGAACGTCgttatatttttaacgaaaaccgGAAAAAAGCTCGAGTTACCAACGTGCCGCGATACGATCCTGTAATCGTCGCCTAATCAACGCTACATTCTGACCGGCGACGGAACGAAATAATTAAAGGGGGACGAAGGGAATGGGGTTCAAGTACGTCACAGGACATTCTTCGGTAAGGTTGGATACGTAACGAGAAAATTCTATGGTTTCTTACCACGTGGAAAGAAACCTGGAAGTCTCTTGCTTATACCAAGTGTTGTCCAACGAGGTACATATTCCGTGAACAGAGGTGGCTGTCGTAGGATTTATAGGTATATTCTGTTTCGTCGGCTGATCACTTCGTGGGGTGTTTGAAAGTTATACGAATTTTCTCGAGAGACGATTTCATCTGTttcggaaaattttgtttttaaaatgaACACTGAAGCAACGAGACGATTTTTCGTTGAACGATTTAACGTATGAACTACAAATTGTCCAATAGGTATAGGACAATTTGTCCAAATGTATAAGATTGTCAATTTGTCATTTTGTATAGgacgaaaagtaatttcaaatAGCTTCGATTAGAAAGTTACTTTAATTTTGAAGCGATCGTGCTCTTGGAGAACGACTCGTGCTCTTGTTATTTCGATGGAATTTAAAAAGTAGGTTATTATAATATGGGTGGGtgatattgtaataataatagatgTTCATTAGATTCTACGATCCACTTCACGTTTTTTAGACACTATCCGAGCTGAAAATGCAGTTAACGTTCGTGAAAGCGAGACCatttatttatcgcaattcatTCGCACGGAAGACCACCGACTACATGGAAAATGAGGGAAAGATCACTCGTTAATTCTAGACACTGATAATAGTACACCTTTTCGATTATGGGGTGTTTTGAATACACGTTGATATAATCGATAAGAGAACCAAGCTTCTATCTAATTAAAAGTCCAAATAATTAATGTTCAGACTACCGACAGCAGCGAAGAAATTACATCGACtatttaaaattgttcttataatttatcgacaaaatcttatattttattaacagaaataagtttctttctcttttattatcaCTCGTTACATTGGGTTTTTGTAACATAAAATgttaattgtatttgaaagaaGCTAGGTCGAAATTGAAGTAAAATAATGAACCCCAGGCAGAAGAAGGTTGGCAGAATAAAATTTCCTTTCAGTTTCCTCAattcttcgatcgtcgattGATCATTGTTGTTATTCAGAAATAATTGTCATgctaataaaattcaaaataatttcttccagTAGTGAAAGCATAATTACTGCTTCCAAATTTGCCAGTAGACATATCAATAAAGTTATCTGGAATATTTTATCACAGAGGTGATCAATAGTTTGAACAGTCTCCTACTTCATGGAAAATTTACATTATTACACTTAGTATCGAGCCGAAGATGCTAAACATAATTCAAAGTTTTTCTTCAAAGTTCTAATAATCTCTACAAGATTAACAAGGACACAACGGCCAGAAATGTCCCATTAGAATTAGAAATTATCGTGTTGTTCGTAAAGTGTTCGTAATCGTATCGCGATAGTTGCACTCGGTAGCTCTTGCACTCGCTTTCCAAAATGAAGGAtacacaatttaataaaacgtttatacactctaaaagaatcgtgtttcattatttccacaaaaaagaaaaatgacttCGAAGAACCCAATACCtaagaagaaaaattagaaaccCCGAAAGTTAACCCTCgcgctctctctccctctctctctctctctctctctcgccttCTCCAAACACCCATAGACCTCTTCGCCCTCTTCCACGCTGATCGTCCGTGACAGAGGATTCCATGCGAGGGTGGAACCCACCGTGGACCGGTATTCCTCCAGGCTGGAACGGCTGCTGGTTCGTTAGAGAAGAATACAACCGGCTCCCATGCAATATGCAACGATCCATATCCGACCCCTTTGTCTCTATTTGGTTTTCGCGCTTCGGAAACTGTAACGCTGCCTTGATCGTCGACGGCCGATATGAGAGGAGCTCCCAAGGAACAACTCCCCCACCCCGGTGGCGTTATGGTGTATCAGCGGAAGAAAAAACGCTCACGAGAGGGGGAACGGCATTGTTCTCCGATTTTGGTCCGAGCGGATAGTCACGAACAACGTAGGTCACGTGCGCGAACGGGGAAGAGAGGCAGGGATCGATGAATTCGAGCGACGATCGGGATCGTTGATTTTGTAATTAGGGGATTCTACGAAGAACGCGTGATCGGGAACGGTTCGCCTCGAAGGAACCCGGAACGACGCCCGAACCGAGTCTCGATCCTCGTTGGCTGCCGTGGAGAATTGAAACGGTTTTGTCGTACCGGGGTAGGGTTGATTGGTGCTCAGATACGAGGACGACGTAGTTCCAAGGGATCGCATTGTTGAGTCATCGCGGTAGTTGCCGGTTACGGTGTACCCAACAGAGCTTTGAAGTTTTCATTGTCGAAAGACACACCGAGCTGCTCTCCCTATCGTACGGGTCTCGAGGGTCAACAATTTGCGTAAAAACAGTGATCGAGACATTTTTCGTTCACGTTCACGTTCGGATAACGATGGCGGTTTCCGTATGGAGAGCTTCGGACTTACCGGGAAGACTCTGAGAGCGGACACTGACTCAAGTGTCTTGCGAACTAATTACGCATTGATACCACGCTGTCGAGTAATCACCCGAGAGTAATCGGAGATCGTTAAAGGAACGATTGGTAGCGTCTAGAGCGGTGCTCCTTGCGAGAAATGTATTGCTCGTTACGCGCAGGAGTGACTTTTCTAATGTACTGGGTGTGGTGCGAACGCGAGAGTTCTAGGTTCTAGGGAATAATTTCTCGTAGAGGTTCGATACTTTATTCGAGCCTCGAAGAGTGTACGAAAGATGTTGTATTTGAATGACAGTGTATTTGAAAGATAGTTTACGGTTGAATGGTGTATTGTACGAACTGCTGTTCGTTTGGAAAGGTTTGGAAACTATCTATCGTTGGCACCGATATTGCTTCTTATGTCATTGAGGTGTACTGTACGGAGCCGAGAAGTTCATCTCTGGAAGGAATTTCGAATCGTGTTGGGTCAGACGTTATGGTCAGCCTTCGAAGGCCTAAAATTTAGCAAACGTCCAGGAAAACGATCGATCCGAAGATAAATAATATCTTTCCAAACCTGAAACACTTGTCACTAATTGTCACCTATTAAACCAGCTTGGTCTAGAAGCTGTGTCAACTCGAAGAGCAAACCTTCCGCAGGAATCGATATCGATAGTCCCCTAACTCGAATTGGACGATTCACCGTGTCCAAAGTATTGTAAAAAACGATTAATTTCGCTCTTGAAATTTCCGTATACTCTCCCAGTTGCTTGAACAAGGAATCGTTGACAAACGAACAGTTCAAAAGAcgaacgaaattcgaatcgacgagCTCTCCTGATCTCCACCGACCTGTTAACCCGCTGAAGACGCGAGGACCACCAAGCACTCCGATAAGACCGACACAGAACCTAAACACCAGGATCACCGATAACCAAAAACCATGTATATAAACCATCGTCCGCTAAAGATTCGTTCATCGTGCCATCTAACTCGAGTCCAAATCGCTGCTCGTCATCCGTCGCGTACTCTTACcgataattatattaatatattctctAGAGAGATATTTGCTAACCCTTTACAGAGACATTTGTTAAAGTAGTGACTCTTGGCGATCACCTTCTATTTCCACTGAGtagaaaataagtaaaattaccATCGTCTCAATATTTCTTTACGCGAGTCGTGAGTTAAACGACGTTTCACGCAAATGAAGTGACTTTAATctataaaatttttgtttcacgaTCAGATACGGTCCCGCGACAAAGACGAGTGAACGAGTCGTTTGTACTTCCCATGGTTCTCCTCTTCTTCTGTTCACCTCCGGGAATCTCGTCGCGGAATCGTATCGCGATACTAGAATTCAGTTGTGACGTACACTCCGCGAGATGCGCGATACGCATCGAATCGGTCCTCGTTAATTTCTTTTATCACGCACGGAGGAACGTTCACGATCGAGTTATCGCGTGGTCTACGGAACGAAAGCTCGAACCCGTAACGTCGTAGACGATTGGTCGCAAAATTCCGGCGCATATTCTGTCCCCAGGTTGTTCGCCGTGTCGAGATGTTCCCGATGCCGTGCAGGGATCTCCGCCTCGGAGCTGGTGATGCGCGCGCGGGACCTCGTCTACCACGTGGCATGTTTCACGTGCGCCTCCTGCGGCACCCCGTTGAACAAGGGCGATCATTTCGGGCAGAGGGACGGGCTGGTCTACTGTAGGTGAGAAACACGAGCCCGAATTACCATCCTCCAAAGGCCGTCTCTTTGTTATCAACGAGTTTGATGACGAGAGTGACAGAAACACGAGGCGCGTCGACGTAGGACACTTATTATCCTTCCGTTCGTCCGCGTAACGACGGCCCTACGGCGCGGGTGAATCCGGTCTTTTCAATTCTGAGAAACGGGACCGAGCCGAGCTCGACGCGCGTTCTCGTAAAGGGAAAGACGCCGCGGTGCCGCTAACCGCTCGGTTGGATCGACGGGATCGCTGGATGCGGCTTATCACCGCCCGTCGCCGTAACGCTTATTAATCCCGCGTACGCGATCCAACTCGATGGGAATCGCCGGACAAATAAGGCCGCGTACAAATCACTTTAGTTACGTACGAGAGAGCGACGTTTTGTCCTACGTCGCTGACATACGGAGACTTTTTTTCGGAGAAGACTGCTCAAGTTCGCCAGAGGGACGTCGAACCTGTCGCGACAACCGATCCACCAACCGATCCGGTACAAACGATCTTGAACTGTTTAGAGATCAGTGGTCCGGTGAGGACTCGAGTCACGCTCGTGCGTCTTCGATTATTTTCGGTTGGAATTTTTTTAGCACGATTTTTAGCCGAAAGCTTCAAGTAAGATTCTACCTTTGAGTAAGATTCTACCTTCGAGAGGATTCTGAAGGTACTTTTGTAACGTTCTCGAGGTAATCTTCAACCGGTTACTGGTTTGCATTCTTATCGTTCGGCGGAGATCGAAACGACATCGAGTAGCTGTAATAACGGGAAATTTTGAAGGATCTTACGTGTAAGAATTTTTATCGGTGTAACGTTGTTACGTTTGTCCGGGTTTAAATGAGAAATAATCTGTCGCGGTGAAACAGCGGATCGAATCTTCTCGTTCTCCAGTCGCATCGGTTTGCACAGTGCTTTCGTTCGCTATCAAGATTCTTCTCTTTGTACTCTCAAAAGTCCCCAATATTCTATATCCAATCTTCCAGAGCGTGTAACATCGAGATTCttcgaaaattcgatcgttcgcgaatcaCGGAGAGCTACAAAGTCGAGTTGAACGTATTTCATCAccggtcgcatcggtccgcgagTTGCGAACACGTCCACGCAACAACCGCGCTCGAACCGTAACCGTCGCTCGCGAATCCGTATCGGAACGCGCGAATGATAAAACAAAGCCTCCGCGAATCATGGTAGAGGCTACGATCCGTCGATCCATCGATCCGATCGAACGGAAAGCGGTCGTGCCATTTAGTCTGTCTTCTCTCGCGAGCGAGTCCGCGTTCGCTCGTTCATCGAACTCGGGGGATAACGCAGGGTCGCCACTGAAATACTCGACAGCAAGGTTCACGAATGACGAGCTGGTCGGTCCCAAGACCTCACTATGAGTTGCTCTGCTGCGCGGGGGATTACGGGAGCGGAGCCGGCAGTATCGAGGACATCGGTTCACCAGGGGTGTCGCCGCTTCCGGCTTATTACAGCGCCGCGGAGCAGAGCCCGATCACCACATCCGGCACGGTGCAGAAGGGTCGACCTAGAAAGAGGAAGCTCTCGGAAGTCACCGGGGCTGAACTACCTGTCACGATGAGGCTGGCTGCTGGCGCTCTTGGTGAGTACTTTTTGGTTATACGCTCCCCTTTTTCGTGAACGTTTAAACTTTTATCGCGCGTGGATCGATCACTACTCGTACGTATTGGTTACCAGATTACTCGCGTGGATTAATCGCTACTCGTACGTATTGGTTACCAGATTACGCGCGTGGATTGATCACTCATCGTACGTATCGGTTACCAGATTACGGCGCGTCTACGCGTACGACGATCCGTACGATTCTGCTCGcggttcgcgataaatgtgattCAGAAGGGGTCCACGGAGACGGTGATTTGTACGCGGTCTACATAGTCGATGATTTGTACGCGGTCTACATAGCTGGTGATTTGTACCAGGTCTACGCAACAGCTGATTTGTGTACGGTCTACATACGCGGGAGAGTCGAAGTGAATCCCAACGGTTAAAATTCAGTTTCAGCGATCGGGATTCTCGAAAGAGGTTGTTTCGTTATTCATCGAGATTTCGAATTGTGCAAACTAATGGCCGGTTGCAACGCTATCGCGAATACGTTTGAATTTATAGGCGAAAGAAAAACGGATCTCTCTCGCAACGCGAACATCGCTCATCGGGATTATTTATGGCCGTTACCGAGTAATTGGCGATTTCTGGTTCAATTTTCTCGCTGGTTGACGTACCACTTTGATAAGAGGAATTTCCGACGTTCGTGTCTTAGTTTTTTCAACGGTGACCGGTATCTTGCGTCTGTTGGgttgtttttcattttgtctacgatttctttcgttcttgACGAAGAAAATTG
This window of the Ptiloglossa arizonensis isolate GNS036 chromosome 5, iyPtiAriz1_principal, whole genome shotgun sequence genome carries:
- the LOC143146661 gene encoding LIM/homeobox protein Lhx9, translated to MLKEVGCGSSTPPPGNGAVSNRQIGTGENNNADGSLGCGGCGREIAERWYLRAADRAWHCGCLRCCHCRVPLAAELTCFARDGNIYCKEDYYRLFAVSRCSRCRAGISASELVMRARDLVYHVACFTCASCGTPLNKGDHFGQRDGLVYCRPHYELLCCAGDYGSGAGSIEDIGSPGVSPLPAYYSAAEQSPITTSGTVQKGRPRKRKLSEVTGAELPVTMRLAAGALELLHPTELSSSMESLAAYDASVGSPGPVHQSQRTKRMRTSFKHHQLRTMKNYFAINQNPDAKDLKQLAQKTGLSKRVLQVWFQNARAKWRRNMMRQEGNTASGNVGCPGTPVPSSTGGSPNVGPAASILGDSNSMPSTSMEELHALHHLHSGVSSQVSFSDLY